The genomic stretch GGCAAAAATAAATCGGGGTTTGATCCCGTGCTGTCTTACCGATTCAAGTAAGGTCAACAAACCATACAAATTGACTTCCATACCTAGGTCAAAATCAGCTTCCGCGGCTGAACTTACCACAGCAGCTAAATGCCAAATGACATCTACGTTTTTAGTAATTTCTAATACTTGTTCTTTATCAGTAATATCACCGATCACAACCTGAATTTTTGGATCTTCAGGAGTGTCCTCTCCTGCAAAAGCATCGAATAATATGATTTTTTCTACGGATTGAGCAGCTTGTCCATCTAGTGTGATAGTCCCTAATTCCAAGATTTTTCTAGCTATCTGTTTGCCTATAAAACCAGTTCCACCAGTAATAAGTATATTCATAGGTAATCCTTCCCTAATTTAAGAATCAGACGATTTACATCGTAGATGACTCAAATTAAGGAGGATGATTAATAATTACCAATGAATTATTCCTCAATATCGATAACTTTTTAATATCAATATGAATGCGTAATTCAATATAAATTTATATTGAAAGACTTATATACCTAATTCTTATTATTTTTTATTTCAGAATATCGCTACTTTAGGTTTAATAACTTCTGTTTATCAAAGATTGATATTTAATCATTAGTAATTTTTTAAACTAAATTATAATTTACTTAGAAAGTATATGATTTTTCAATAAATTGAATGCCTATCAAATTGAGATAATCTTTCAGGATAATGTAAATGGAAATTAAAGTATTTGTTGATGTTAAGACACGTTTAGGTGAAGTACCGACATGGGATCCTGTTCGTCAACGATTATTTTGGGTAGATATATTTGACGGTCGCTTGTTTTCCTGTGATGAGCAAGGTAAAGACCTGAAAGCTTGGGAAACCCTTCAAAAGATCGGATCTTACGCATTACGTGAAAACCATAATGGAGCAATTGTTGCATTAGAAAATGGGCTGCATAGCCTAGATTTTGATACTGGCGATTTAGAATTTATTGATCACCCTGAACCAGATATGCCTTTTAACCGTCTGAACGATGGAGGTGTAGACAGACAAGGTCGTTTTGTTTTTGGATCGATGAACCGTATGGAAGAAGATAAAACCGCCTCTTTATATCGTTTAAATACAGATATGACGGTTCAGAAACTAGAAGAAAATATCAATACTTCAAATGGGATATGTTGGAATCCAAAAGGTGATAAGTTCTACTTTACAGATACCTGGCAAGGTGAAATCTGGTCATACGATTATGACAGTGCAGATACCGGTTTAACGAATAAACAGGTTTTTTGCAAAATCGATACGCAAGATGGCGGCTCAGCAGACGGATCAACTGTAGATAGTGAAGGTTATGTCTGGAGTGCGAAAGTATATTCAGGGAAATTGGTACGTTATGCGCCTGATGGCAGCATAGATCGAATCATTGAAATGCCGGTTAAAAAAGTAACCAGTCTGGCGTTTGGGGGTAAAGATTTAGATGTGCTCTTTGTTACCTCTATGTCTCAACCTCCGCTACCACGTTTTCCTGGAGACAATCAGTTGCGTGGTAGTGTATTTGCCATTTATGGATTAGGGATCCAAGGTGTCGCCGAAACATATTTCAAAGGTTAAATGCCATTTAATCACTTGGCTGATTTAATTAGCCAAGTGATATTTATAGCTAATTCTGCTTAGCATTTCTTAATAAAATTTCTATAAAGGTTTGTGCAATTTCTGAAACTGGTTCGTTTTTCCTCGTCAAAATGCCGTAATCCTGGGCATCTAAAATCAACTCGGTTTCTATAATGCAAAGTTTCCCGTCTTTCACCTGTTGAGCGACCATTGCTTCAGGCAGCATAGCGACCATGGGAGCAGTTTGTATAATCTGTAGGAAAGTTTGCATGGACATGGTATTGACCGTATTCAAAGGGACTTTAACATTTGCGCGCATAAACGCCGCTTCCATACGTTCACGAATAGGTGTTCCTTTAGGGTAAACCACCCAAGGCCAATCCATGAGTTCGATCAATTTACAAAATTTCTTTTGAGCATAGGCATGCTCATGATTAACCACAATACAAAAAGGCTCAGGTCCTAAGGGCTTAAAATCAAAAAATTGCTGTTGTGTTGCCTGGGTAAATCGACCCACCGCTAAATCTAGTGTATGTTCACTGAGCATTTCCATTAAATGATCACTGGTCTGTTCAACAACATCAATAGAGAGTAATGGCCATTTCTTTTTAATCTCAATCACAGAATTTGGAATGACAGACGCGGTTGCAGCAAAAATTCCACCTACTTTAAGAAATCCATGTCCACCTAGCCTCAGCATTTCAATATCTTCAACAAAATGTTTGGCATCATTCAGGACCCGCTGTGCATAACAAATCACATGCTGCCCCAATGCTGTTACAGGCATACTTCTCGGTAAGCGTTCAAAAATAGAAAAACCCAGCATATTTTCAATTTCTTTCAGCATCTTACTAATCGCGGGCTGACTTAAATTCATCTGTTCAGCTGCTAAATGCATATTTTTAGTTCTTGCCAAAGTCTCTAATAAAACCAA from Acinetobacter lwoffii encodes the following:
- a CDS encoding SMP-30/gluconolactonase/LRE family protein, with the translated sequence MEIKVFVDVKTRLGEVPTWDPVRQRLFWVDIFDGRLFSCDEQGKDLKAWETLQKIGSYALRENHNGAIVALENGLHSLDFDTGDLEFIDHPEPDMPFNRLNDGGVDRQGRFVFGSMNRMEEDKTASLYRLNTDMTVQKLEENINTSNGICWNPKGDKFYFTDTWQGEIWSYDYDSADTGLTNKQVFCKIDTQDGGSADGSTVDSEGYVWSAKVYSGKLVRYAPDGSIDRIIEMPVKKVTSLAFGGKDLDVLFVTSMSQPPLPRFPGDNQLRGSVFAIYGLGIQGVAETYFKG
- a CDS encoding LysR family transcriptional regulator encodes the protein MADLNYSSFNNWFKYRHLVLLETLARTKNMHLAAEQMNLSQPAISKMLKEIENMLGFSIFERLPRSMPVTALGQHVICYAQRVLNDAKHFVEDIEMLRLGGHGFLKVGGIFAATASVIPNSVIEIKKKWPLLSIDVVEQTSDHLMEMLSEHTLDLAVGRFTQATQQQFFDFKPLGPEPFCIVVNHEHAYAQKKFCKLIELMDWPWVVYPKGTPIRERMEAAFMRANVKVPLNTVNTMSMQTFLQIIQTAPMVAMLPEAMVAQQVKDGKLCIIETELILDAQDYGILTRKNEPVSEIAQTFIEILLRNAKQN